In Dyadobacter sp. NIV53, a single window of DNA contains:
- a CDS encoding ABC transporter permease, whose translation MKKTGQHTPSPPRWAEQLLIWFHPAETLEEVQGDLEELFAGWYKERGIRYAGFKYFLSILSVTPPFVRKRKPKHQYHQPFLMHPAMIQNYFKIAYRSLQKNRLYSFINLTGLALGLGVAITLFWIVRFEYSFDNYHANADRIYRIASTDKFGEPQSHVPQGVIKTLSTQVPGIELAANLQGSMPGSVKVGTKVFNQKNIFYAPPQMLEMLDIEWIEGSPKQSLGAPGNVVLDEETAKKLFRDDAMGKTFRFDDTIDLTVSGIIKKVPANTEFPLQMIISRETFKQLQPEFKNENYFGGGDSMNQGFVLLKKGSSQQPINKILASLAQRHKDENTTTSYHLQPLSDMHFDTDKDAYNYSMPHWIIYTLASIGLFLIFIACINFINLATVQAIQRGREIAMRKVLGGGKGQLIGQFFGETAILVFSAIVLGSLLASKLIEYTPQLLGILVPKAEIWKISTFIFLFALGIVVTLLAGFYPALVLSKFEPIRALQNRLFIPVSKGISLRSTLVVLQFVIAQVLIICTILGIKQIRYFQEKDLGFAKSAVITVAMPDRGNNNLRERFTRSLSGHNEIKAVTYGLTTPASQRNHWWGVVKDARLPNGEETFRIQHVDTNYFNFFHISLLAGRGLTASDTTKDIRTGAENTPILINEKAAKDLGYIDMNKVLGQRLEIWGVKSTVVGVVKNYHSEGLKSKLMPHVYLYGSWNFQLASIRIDPTQKEAALKHIGAEWTSLFPNHYYDPKFLEDEISSFYESERNLSNFIKLFACIGIIIGSLGLFGLVSFVVTQRTKEIGVRKVLGATVPGIVTLLSRDFLKLVFIAFIIASPLAYYAMNRFLQEYTYKIDIEAWVFVLSGVISIGIALMTVSFQSIKAALMNPVKSLRTE comes from the coding sequence ATGAAAAAAACCGGCCAACATACGCCAAGCCCACCACGATGGGCAGAGCAATTACTCATATGGTTTCATCCTGCTGAGACACTGGAAGAAGTGCAGGGAGACCTTGAAGAATTGTTTGCAGGCTGGTATAAGGAACGGGGTATTCGTTATGCCGGTTTTAAGTATTTTTTAAGCATTCTATCTGTTACGCCACCATTTGTACGCAAGCGAAAACCCAAACATCAATACCACCAACCCTTTTTAATGCATCCGGCCATGATACAGAATTATTTCAAAATTGCTTACAGAAGCCTGCAAAAGAACAGGCTCTATTCATTCATTAACCTAACCGGATTAGCGTTGGGATTGGGCGTAGCTATTACATTATTCTGGATAGTGCGCTTCGAATATAGCTTTGATAATTATCACGCCAATGCAGACCGCATATACCGAATTGCTTCAACAGACAAGTTTGGTGAACCACAATCTCATGTGCCTCAGGGAGTGATCAAAACACTCAGTACACAAGTACCCGGAATTGAGCTTGCTGCAAATTTACAGGGGTCTATGCCCGGCAGCGTAAAAGTTGGCACCAAAGTTTTTAATCAGAAAAATATCTTTTACGCTCCTCCTCAGATGCTGGAAATGCTTGATATCGAATGGATAGAAGGTTCTCCCAAACAATCTCTGGGTGCACCGGGAAACGTGGTTCTGGATGAAGAAACAGCAAAAAAACTGTTTCGGGATGATGCAATGGGAAAAACATTTCGCTTCGATGACACAATTGATTTAACCGTTTCCGGGATTATTAAAAAAGTGCCTGCCAATACAGAATTCCCATTACAAATGATTATTTCCAGGGAAACTTTTAAGCAACTTCAGCCTGAATTTAAAAATGAAAATTATTTTGGAGGCGGCGATTCCATGAACCAGGGATTTGTTTTGTTAAAAAAAGGAAGCTCTCAGCAACCCATTAATAAAATACTCGCGTCACTGGCCCAAAGGCATAAAGATGAAAATACTACAACATCCTATCATTTGCAGCCCCTATCCGACATGCATTTTGATACAGATAAGGACGCTTACAATTACTCCATGCCGCACTGGATTATTTATACCCTGGCCAGTATAGGATTGTTTCTCATCTTCATTGCTTGTATTAATTTTATTAACCTGGCAACGGTACAAGCTATTCAGCGAGGACGTGAAATTGCCATGCGCAAAGTACTTGGAGGTGGAAAAGGGCAATTGATAGGACAGTTTTTTGGCGAAACTGCCATACTCGTTTTTAGTGCAATAGTATTGGGAAGTCTTCTGGCATCCAAGCTGATTGAATATACACCGCAATTGCTTGGGATATTGGTTCCGAAAGCAGAAATATGGAAAATAAGCACATTTATATTTCTCTTTGCACTTGGCATTGTAGTAACCTTGCTTGCGGGGTTTTATCCTGCGCTGGTTTTATCAAAATTTGAGCCAATCCGGGCCTTGCAAAACAGGTTGTTCATACCTGTTAGTAAAGGAATTTCCCTTCGTTCTACTTTGGTTGTTTTGCAGTTCGTTATTGCCCAGGTACTGATAATCTGCACAATACTGGGAATCAAACAAATCCGTTACTTTCAGGAAAAAGATCTGGGTTTTGCTAAAAGTGCAGTGATAACGGTCGCTATGCCCGACCGCGGTAATAATAATTTAAGAGAAAGATTTACCCGATCACTATCCGGTCATAATGAAATAAAAGCAGTTACTTATGGACTTACCACACCTGCCAGTCAAAGGAACCATTGGTGGGGAGTAGTTAAAGATGCCCGTTTGCCCAATGGTGAAGAGACATTCCGTATTCAGCATGTAGATACTAATTATTTCAATTTTTTCCATATTTCATTATTGGCCGGTCGCGGGCTTACTGCTTCTGATACTACGAAGGATATTAGAACCGGAGCAGAAAACACTCCTATTCTCATCAACGAAAAAGCTGCAAAGGACCTGGGATACATAGATATGAATAAAGTACTTGGGCAACGACTTGAAATCTGGGGCGTGAAATCAACGGTTGTCGGGGTTGTAAAAAATTACCATTCCGAAGGCTTAAAAAGCAAGCTGATGCCGCACGTGTATTTGTACGGTTCGTGGAATTTTCAGCTGGCCAGCATCCGCATCGACCCAACTCAAAAGGAGGCAGCACTCAAACATATTGGCGCCGAATGGACATCGCTATTCCCGAATCATTATTATGATCCAAAGTTTCTTGAAGATGAGATCAGCAGCTTTTACGAAAGTGAAAGAAATCTTTCCAATTTTATCAAACTCTTCGCCTGTATCGGCATAATCATCGGCAGCCTTGGACTTTTTGGCCTGGTTTCATTTGTGGTAACACAGCGAACAAAGGAAATTGGTGTTCGTAAAGTTCTGGGTGCAACCGTGCCGGGTATTGTTACTTTATTGTCACGCGACTTCCTGAAACTCGTTTTCATTGCATTCATTATTGCATCGCCACTTGCTTATTATGCCATGAACCGGTTCTTACAGGAATACACATACAAAATTGATATAGAAGCCTGGGTTTTTGTTCTTTCAGGTGTTATATCCATTGGAATCGCATTGATGACAGTCAGTTTTCAAAGCATTAAAGCAGCTTTAATGAACCCGGTAAAAAGTTTAAGAACAGAATGA
- a CDS encoding IS1182 family transposase has translation MPELISANRHQLVLGCMEELIEKDNPVRFIDAFVDKLELVELKFQIAESKAEGRPSFNPKILLKLYFYGYLNGIRSSRRLEKEAIRNVELHWLLGRLQPNYHTIADFRKDNPVALKNTFRLFVAFLKDLDLIGGSVVAIDGTKFRASNSKKHTYNQKKIERHLAYIEEKTRQYLKELDQNDAAEQSPEKVSDIGEKMERLKTARIKYETLEKQLTETIEPQISTTDADARALLIHGQVVEVSYNQQAAVDAKHKLVVATHTINRNDRNALTDIAQQALDATGSDAMTILVDKGYHNGKQLQNCQKVGIETIVSVPELVNTNRTGTQPDYLVDKFHYDPVQDTYTCPQGELLKTKGTWHQKKRELNVGYQFKKYRSPACRSCPVRDQCTGRQDGSREIERSEYAEAVEANAQNYRAGKALYRKRQEINEHIFGTIKRQWGYNHTNLLGFRESQWRNGPGDDGLQPEKVIEYPEI, from the coding sequence ATGCCAGAATTAATTTCCGCTAACCGGCACCAGCTAGTATTGGGCTGTATGGAGGAGCTTATTGAAAAAGACAATCCGGTGCGTTTTATAGACGCCTTCGTAGACAAGCTGGAACTGGTTGAGCTCAAATTCCAAATTGCTGAAAGCAAAGCCGAAGGACGGCCTTCATTCAATCCAAAGATATTGTTGAAGTTATACTTTTACGGTTATCTGAATGGTATCCGTAGTAGCCGCAGGCTTGAAAAAGAAGCTATCCGTAACGTAGAGCTGCACTGGCTGCTTGGCAGGCTGCAACCCAACTACCATACCATAGCGGACTTTCGGAAAGATAATCCTGTTGCTTTGAAGAACACCTTTCGGCTGTTTGTGGCTTTTTTGAAAGACCTGGATTTGATAGGAGGGAGTGTTGTAGCCATTGATGGGACGAAGTTCAGAGCCAGTAACAGCAAAAAGCATACCTACAATCAAAAGAAAATAGAACGCCACCTGGCCTATATCGAAGAGAAAACCAGACAATATTTGAAAGAGCTGGATCAGAATGATGCAGCAGAACAATCACCGGAAAAGGTTAGCGATATCGGGGAAAAGATGGAGCGTTTAAAGACAGCCAGAATTAAGTATGAGACCTTGGAGAAGCAGCTTACTGAAACGATCGAGCCTCAGATCAGTACCACCGACGCAGATGCGCGGGCGCTTCTGATCCATGGGCAGGTAGTAGAAGTAAGCTATAACCAACAAGCGGCAGTTGACGCTAAGCACAAACTGGTAGTGGCTACGCACACGATCAACCGCAACGACCGCAACGCATTGACCGACATAGCGCAGCAGGCCCTGGATGCCACCGGTTCGGATGCTATGACGATCCTGGTCGACAAGGGTTATCACAACGGCAAGCAGCTGCAAAATTGCCAGAAAGTGGGCATAGAGACCATCGTTTCCGTACCAGAACTAGTGAATACCAATCGTACGGGTACCCAGCCGGACTACCTGGTAGACAAGTTCCATTACGATCCGGTACAGGACACCTACACCTGCCCACAGGGTGAGTTATTGAAGACCAAGGGCACCTGGCATCAAAAGAAACGGGAGTTGAATGTGGGCTATCAATTCAAGAAATACCGGAGCCCGGCGTGCCGAAGTTGCCCGGTGCGCGACCAGTGCACGGGTCGTCAGGATGGCAGTCGCGAGATCGAACGCTCCGAATATGCCGAAGCGGTAGAAGCCAACGCCCAGAATTACCGGGCAGGAAAAGCACTTTACCGAAAACGGCAAGAGATAAACGAGCATATATTCGGGACCATTAAACGACAATGGGGCTATAACCATACCAACCTTCTGGGGTTTAGAGAAAGTCAATGGAGAAATGGCCCTGGTGATGACGGTTTACAACCTGAAAAGGTTATTGAATATCCTGAAATTTGA
- a CDS encoding Crp/Fnr family transcriptional regulator, with translation MNEDRKILTNFIQQILPLSDHLANTIAGYFEIKEFGKNEFLLKQGQISNEYLFLETGFIRVFTYDTDGNEVTTNIYSPNSMVFEPASFIKRTPTKENIQTLTDCTTWIIKNDAFQTLFHSVPEFREFGRANLVNGFIDLKERTLGMINLTAEQRQAVKKLASLKKITRRTVIPAHFLACARCGF, from the coding sequence ATGAACGAAGACAGAAAAATTCTCACAAACTTTATCCAGCAAATTTTACCCTTATCAGATCACCTTGCCAATACAATTGCAGGTTATTTTGAGATAAAGGAATTTGGTAAAAATGAATTCCTGTTGAAACAAGGACAAATAAGTAATGAATATCTGTTTCTTGAAACTGGATTTATTCGTGTATTTACTTACGACACAGACGGAAACGAAGTTACTACTAATATTTACAGCCCAAATTCAATGGTGTTTGAACCTGCTTCATTCATAAAAAGAACACCTACGAAAGAAAATATACAAACCTTGACGGATTGTACAACCTGGATAATAAAAAATGATGCTTTTCAAACTCTTTTCCATTCCGTTCCTGAATTCAGGGAATTTGGCCGGGCAAATCTGGTTAATGGATTTATAGATCTGAAAGAAAGGACATTAGGTATGATCAACCTGACTGCCGAACAACGTCAGGCTGTGAAAAAACTAGCTTCGCTTAAAAAAATCACCCGAAGAACCGTTATTCCTGCTCATTTCCTGGCCTGTGCACGGTGCGGTTTTTAA